AGCTACTTTTAAAACATCAGCTTTTAAATTATATCCTGCTTTTAACATATCTTCCTCTGCTGCTTTTTCTGCATCTCCTGTCATTAAAAAAGAAGTATTTAAGTATTCAATTTTAGTAACTATTGAAAAATCATTTGTATTTTCATAATCTTCTCTGTTGGGAGCTAATATTAAAAATTTAATATTGCTTTCATCTATAATGTTATCGCCCCCTTTTGCTATATTTATTTTAAGCCCTTTTGCTTTAATTTCTTTCAATAATTCTTCAAATATAAATGTATTTGCAGTTCTATTGGGCATATATACTTTACCAATTTCAAAATTTCTAATAACCTGAGGCAATCCTCCAATGTGATCTTCATGTGGATGAGTGGCTATTAAATAATCTATTTTATGTATATTTAACTCTTTAAGATATTTTACCACTTTTTCTCCACTTTTCCTAGTACCCCCATCTATTAAAGCAGTTTCTCCATTAGGAAATTGAATAAACGTGCTATCTCCTTGCCCTACATCTAAAAAATGAACTATCAACTGGTTTCCGTATTCTCCATTTTTGTTGATTACCTCTAATCCGCAACCTGTCAATACTGTTAAAATAATCAATACTATAAGTAAATAATATCTAATAGTTTTATTTTTCATATTTA
This portion of the Keratinibaculum paraultunense genome encodes:
- a CDS encoding ComEC/Rec2 family competence protein — translated: MKNKTIRYYLLIVLIILTVLTGCGLEVINKNGEYGNQLIVHFLDVGQGDSTFIQFPNGETALIDGGTRKSGEKVVKYLKELNIHKIDYLIATHPHEDHIGGLPQVIRNFEIGKVYMPNRTANTFIFEELLKEIKAKGLKINIAKGGDNIIDESNIKFLILAPNREDYENTNDFSIVTKIEYLNTSFLMTGDAEKAAEEDMLKAGYNLKADVLKVAHHGSNSSTTIDFLKKVKPDYSIISVGKDNSYGHPHEEVLDRIKYIGSEILRTDELGCIVFSSNGKGLFLDKNIIIDEQVYIGNKNTKVFHSKDCKSLPNKENQIIFKSIEDAMNNGYKPHEKCLK